One genomic window of Micromonospora sp. WMMD1128 includes the following:
- a CDS encoding DUF6343 family protein has translation MTRSQPRRARGTVGHANSALNLRLVLALFGLVVMTVLAVVAFVAGLAWLGVVCAILAVVAVVDMVVIQRRRAARRREEPGVRHSLFE, from the coding sequence ATGACCCGATCACAGCCCCGCCGCGCCCGCGGCACGGTCGGCCACGCGAACAGCGCGCTGAACCTGCGCCTCGTACTGGCGCTGTTCGGTCTGGTGGTGATGACCGTCCTCGCGGTGGTCGCGTTCGTCGCCGGCCTGGCCTGGCTGGGCGTCGTCTGCGCGATCCTCGCCGTGGTGGCGGTGGTCGATATGGTCGTCATCCAGCGCCGCCGCGCCGCACGCCGCCGGGAGGAGCCGGGCGTGCGGCACTCGCTGTTCGAGTGA
- a CDS encoding GDSL-type esterase/lipase family protein has translation MPRRWIAALACLAALVALACDGSGEASPRPSGSTRPGDPRVLTALGDSVTTGFGSCLVLVSCERNSWSTGDSLRVESLFRRLRADAPTLRAHNRAVPGARAAGLADQARSAVRDKADLVTVLIGANDVCRGDVDAMTPTATFREQVDTALAVLRKGRPKARVLVVSIPDLYRLWAIGHTEKRAVRAWSHGVCPALLADATSTAPAATARRARVRDRIEAYDEQLRAACRAYGSRCRWDGGAVHRLRFSLDQVNSLDWFHPNAAGQGRLAEVAWTASGWARD, from the coding sequence ATGCCTCGACGTTGGATCGCCGCGCTCGCCTGCCTCGCGGCGCTCGTCGCGCTTGCCTGCGACGGCTCGGGCGAGGCGTCGCCCCGCCCGTCCGGATCGACCCGCCCCGGCGACCCCCGGGTGCTGACCGCGCTCGGCGACTCGGTCACCACCGGCTTCGGCTCCTGCCTGGTGCTGGTGAGCTGCGAACGCAACTCCTGGTCGACCGGGGACAGCCTGCGGGTGGAGAGCCTCTTCCGGCGGTTGCGCGCGGACGCGCCGACGCTGCGCGCGCACAACCGGGCGGTGCCCGGCGCCCGTGCGGCCGGGCTCGCCGACCAGGCCCGATCCGCCGTACGCGACAAGGCCGACCTGGTCACCGTGCTGATCGGGGCGAACGACGTCTGCCGCGGCGACGTCGACGCGATGACCCCGACCGCCACGTTCCGGGAGCAGGTCGACACGGCGCTGGCCGTGCTGCGCAAGGGCCGGCCGAAGGCCCGAGTGCTTGTGGTGAGCATCCCCGACCTGTACCGCCTCTGGGCGATCGGGCACACCGAGAAGCGGGCCGTCCGGGCCTGGTCGCACGGCGTCTGCCCGGCGCTGCTGGCCGACGCCACGTCCACCGCGCCCGCCGCGACGGCCCGCCGGGCGCGGGTCCGGGACCGGATCGAGGCGTACGACGAGCAGCTCCGCGCCGCCTGCCGGGCGTACGGGTCGCGCTGCCGGTGGGACGGCGGCGCGGTGCACCGCCTCCGGTTCAGCCTGGATCAGGTGAACTCGCTCGACTGGTTCCACCCG